The Hydrogenispora ethanolica genome has a segment encoding these proteins:
- a CDS encoding DUF1614 domain-containing protein, which produces MIGVLLLVVVGILIFLGMAHQVLDRLYLSDRGGLIFIGALVVGSFIDIPVWSNPKVTLNIGGALLPLGLAIYVLIKAGSAKEWLRSLIGIVVTVGVLYGVSRLYRFDTKSGIIEPQYLWAILSAVIAYVVGRSRRLAFIIATVGLIAMDVVRFFEVIGLGISAPVLIGGAGAFDTIVVASILAVLLAEIIGEGREALQGGPVREERPAELREALDHPEGTGKEEEK; this is translated from the coding sequence ATGATTGGGGTTCTGTTATTAGTCGTAGTGGGTATCTTGATCTTTCTGGGAATGGCGCATCAAGTATTGGATCGCCTGTATCTGAGCGACCGGGGTGGTCTGATCTTTATCGGCGCTTTAGTCGTCGGCAGCTTTATCGATATTCCGGTTTGGAGTAATCCCAAAGTCACCCTCAATATCGGAGGAGCGCTCCTGCCGCTGGGATTAGCCATTTACGTTTTGATTAAAGCCGGTTCAGCCAAGGAATGGCTCCGCTCCCTCATCGGAATTGTGGTAACGGTCGGCGTTCTGTACGGGGTGAGCCGACTCTATCGGTTCGATACGAAATCCGGGATCATTGAACCGCAATATTTATGGGCGATTCTCTCGGCGGTCATTGCCTATGTGGTCGGCCGATCCCGGCGGCTGGCCTTTATCATCGCAACAGTCGGATTGATCGCCATGGATGTGGTTCGTTTCTTTGAGGTCATCGGATTGGGAATTTCCGCTCCAGTATTGATCGGGGGCGCGGGCGCGTTCGATACGATTGTAGTGGCCAGCATCCTGGCGGTGCTGCTGGCGGAGATCATCGGTGAAGGTAGAGAGGCTTTGCAAGGAGGCCCGGTGCGGGAGGAGCGTCCCGCGGAATTGCGGGAAGCGCTTGATCACCCGGAGGGCACGGGAAAGGAGGAAGAAAAATGA
- a CDS encoding acyl-CoA dehydratase activase-related protein — protein sequence MQIGIPRALLYYWYGNTWHDFYKQCGATVVVSKPTERRTIAAGAEAGIEELCLPMKIFLGHLLELDEKVERVVVPHLIRVEKTAYVCPKFMGLPDIVAHALPHLREKMLVLKVGPIVTDMMQCLTKSVHSLGWSSPAKLENSLTPAQQMMKEYLLAATGRQLTFGLLGHPYCLYDSCFNLGLLDYLAQKDVRIVTPEMTPPFFNGVGSGKLSKDLFWTLGKSQFDALDWMLSSSEPAVDGFIQVLPFACGPEAIVGDLLERKIKDAQKPLLKLYFEEHSGEAGFITRLEAFIDLVTYRRKAC from the coding sequence TTGCAAATCGGTATTCCGCGGGCACTGCTTTATTACTGGTATGGGAATACATGGCACGATTTTTACAAACAATGCGGAGCTACGGTTGTCGTCTCTAAACCCACCGAACGGCGGACCATTGCCGCCGGGGCGGAGGCGGGTATCGAGGAGTTATGCCTGCCCATGAAAATTTTCTTAGGACACCTTCTTGAACTAGACGAAAAGGTAGAACGCGTTGTCGTTCCCCATCTCATCCGAGTCGAAAAAACTGCTTATGTATGTCCTAAATTTATGGGCCTTCCCGATATTGTCGCTCATGCCTTGCCTCACTTGCGGGAAAAAATGCTCGTCTTGAAAGTTGGACCCATTGTAACCGATATGATGCAATGTTTAACAAAATCGGTTCATTCCCTGGGTTGGTCGTCGCCGGCAAAACTTGAAAACAGCCTCACCCCGGCGCAACAAATGATGAAAGAGTATCTTTTGGCCGCCACCGGCCGGCAGCTAACCTTTGGCTTACTGGGACACCCGTATTGTCTGTATGATTCCTGCTTCAACTTGGGATTACTGGATTATTTAGCTCAAAAAGATGTTCGAATCGTAACCCCTGAAATGACCCCGCCTTTTTTTAATGGCGTCGGTTCGGGAAAGTTGAGCAAAGATTTATTTTGGACCCTTGGAAAATCGCAATTCGATGCGCTGGATTGGATGTTGAGTTCATCGGAACCGGCGGTTGACGGTTTTATTCAAGTCTTGCCCTTTGCTTGTGGACCGGAAGCGATTGTCGGAGATCTGTTGGAACGGAAGATCAAGGATGCCCAAAAGCCTTTGCTAAAACTTTATTTCGAAGAACATAGCGGTGAGGCCGGTTTTATCACGCGCTTGGAAGCTTTTATCGATTTAGTTACTTACCGGAGAAAAGCATGCTAA
- a CDS encoding DUF3189 family protein yields MKIFYFCYGRAHSSIIAAYLHLNRLPMERIPTVREITSLGEFDKADSSDRGIPLYMGKDPHGNEVYVLGFGSQRSLSLETLYFILHERANLKEWRFFDTLATINWITRIGGFLSRRLKMVTPGRTIVAWGIRGSYWRLVRLVKKVKELTS; encoded by the coding sequence ATGAAAATCTTCTATTTTTGTTATGGGCGGGCTCATTCGTCGATTATTGCTGCATATTTGCATCTGAACCGACTACCCATGGAGCGAATTCCGACGGTTCGAGAGATTACCTCTCTAGGGGAGTTTGATAAGGCTGACTCCTCGGATCGGGGTATCCCCCTTTATATGGGAAAGGACCCGCACGGAAATGAAGTTTATGTCTTGGGTTTCGGATCCCAACGTTCGTTGAGCCTGGAGACGCTTTATTTTATTTTACATGAACGGGCGAATTTAAAAGAATGGCGTTTCTTTGATACACTCGCCACGATTAATTGGATCACCCGTATCGGAGGTTTTTTATCGCGGAGATTGAAAATGGTTACACCTGGCAGAACCATTGTCGCTTGGGGAATTCGCGGCAGTTATTGGCGTTTGGTCCGGTTAGTGAAAAAAGTGAAGGAGCTAACTTCATGA
- a CDS encoding stage V sporulation protein AE: MTKRKVIVITDGDRVAKKVVEKVAQNVGGRAISLSGGNPTPVTGNDIAEAVQETPYDPVLVMVDDCGSREKASGEEALEALAKHPAIEILGVIAVASNTARVEGVPVDLSVTREGKIVSVPVDKDGNPEPEGHVKVEGDTVDVINRLQIPIVIGIGDLGKMDDADLEEDGARITTIAVQEVLKRSHFQH; the protein is encoded by the coding sequence ATGACCAAAAGAAAAGTGATTGTCATCACTGATGGAGATCGAGTCGCTAAAAAAGTCGTGGAAAAAGTGGCACAGAATGTGGGAGGCCGCGCGATCTCGCTGTCCGGCGGCAATCCCACCCCTGTCACCGGGAATGATATCGCCGAAGCAGTTCAAGAAACTCCCTATGATCCGGTTCTGGTAATGGTTGACGATTGCGGTTCGCGCGAAAAAGCCAGTGGCGAAGAAGCGCTGGAAGCGTTGGCGAAACATCCGGCGATTGAAATTTTGGGGGTCATTGCAGTCGCTTCCAACACGGCAAGGGTGGAAGGCGTGCCCGTGGATCTGTCGGTGACCCGTGAGGGAAAGATTGTTTCGGTACCAGTGGATAAGGACGGCAATCCCGAACCGGAAGGACACGTCAAAGTCGAAGGCGATACGGTGGATGTGATTAATCGATTGCAGATTCCGATCGTGATTGGAATCGGCGATCTCGGCAAAATGGATGACGCCGACCTCGAAGAAGATGGGGCCAGGATTACGACCATTGCCGTGCAAGAAGTTTTAAAACGCAGTCATTTTCAGCATTGA
- the rsmD gene encoding 16S rRNA (guanine(966)-N(2))-methyltransferase RsmD, with amino-acid sequence MRVIAGKYRGRAINGPKHKGVRPTADRVKEALFNIIGIKIMDAAFLDLFAGTGAIGIEAFSRGATAVTMVDENLSSIRLIQENCKILLTEDRPRILHLPASRALKLFDREGMTFDLIFLDPPFQAGLLTDTINAIADLNLLKPHGQLVAEHPRDVRFEGIRLKLFDERNYGDIGLTFFKIDNQ; translated from the coding sequence ATGAGAGTAATTGCGGGAAAGTATCGGGGGCGGGCCATTAACGGCCCCAAACATAAAGGGGTGCGTCCCACTGCCGATCGGGTTAAGGAAGCTTTATTTAATATCATCGGAATCAAGATCATGGATGCCGCTTTTTTGGACCTTTTTGCCGGAACCGGCGCCATCGGTATCGAAGCTTTTAGTCGAGGTGCCACTGCGGTGACGATGGTCGATGAAAATTTATCCAGCATTCGATTGATCCAGGAAAACTGCAAAATTCTTTTGACGGAGGATCGTCCACGGATTCTCCATCTTCCGGCGTCCCGGGCATTAAAATTGTTCGACAGGGAAGGAATGACATTTGATCTAATTTTTCTAGATCCGCCCTTTCAAGCCGGACTTTTGACGGACACCATCAATGCCATCGCCGACTTGAACCTGCTCAAGCCTCATGGTCAATTGGTGGCTGAGCACCCTCGGGACGTTCGGTTTGAGGGGATACGTTTGAAATTATTTGATGAACGCAACTATGGCGATATCGGATTGACTTTTTTTAAAATAGACAATCAATAA
- a CDS encoding bifunctional 4-hydroxy-3-methylbut-2-enyl diphosphate reductase/30S ribosomal protein S1 produces the protein MEIILAKSAGFCFGVKRALEMVQKALQDRSAPVFCLGPLIHNPAVVEELEQNGLQVIDNIRNLPAGRLVIRSHGVGPGVYREAAAQNLEIVDATCPFVKNVQQLAVFLVDQGYQVIIFGEKEHAEVAGVLESVGGNAFVIHGQEALPESGIGPKVGVISQTTQDIAGYQRLVSELIAQTKEVRVFNTICLATSQRQQEAAELSKKVDIMIVVGGRNSANTKRLTEISQASGTPTHQVESSNELKPEWFEGVQQVGVTAGASTPDHQIDEVIQKIRNLGGKQAVSAESIETKENQMAVQDGEEQEVMNYDWPEDRFRELTPGQIIDAKVILVRDDTVFVDIGGKSDLTIPLAELTAEPVNSAKELVKVGDVIKVMVTKTGSEDKILLSKRLVDQQQVWFQLEEAFQQERVVDGKVSEAVKGGFSVSVSGIRAFMPASQAFLGFEKDLNSLVGQEIQVKIIEFERSRKRVVVSRRVLLEAERQKAEAEIFATITEGERRQGTVTRLADFGAFVDLGSGVEGLVHVSELSWNRVKHPQEVLKVGERVEVLVTKVDPAAKRISLSIKQIQEHPWHSAILNFAEGEVYPGTVVRLESFGAFIRLAPGIDALAHISQIADRRISKPDEVLKVGEEVRVKILKIDTANRKVSVSLKEVAQDQDQQETDEFLNQQSEDNFSQNLGAFIKK, from the coding sequence ATGGAAATCATCCTTGCAAAGTCAGCCGGTTTTTGTTTCGGGGTCAAACGGGCTTTGGAGATGGTGCAGAAGGCGCTCCAAGATCGGTCCGCGCCGGTTTTTTGCCTGGGTCCCTTGATCCATAATCCGGCAGTCGTGGAGGAATTGGAACAAAACGGCCTCCAAGTCATTGACAATATCCGCAATTTGCCGGCAGGCCGGTTAGTGATTCGTTCCCATGGCGTTGGACCGGGTGTTTACCGCGAAGCGGCCGCCCAAAATTTAGAAATTGTCGATGCGACATGCCCATTTGTGAAAAACGTTCAACAACTGGCGGTGTTTCTCGTCGACCAAGGCTATCAGGTGATTATTTTTGGCGAAAAAGAACACGCGGAGGTGGCCGGGGTCTTGGAGTCAGTGGGCGGCAACGCTTTCGTGATCCACGGCCAGGAGGCTCTGCCGGAGTCCGGGATCGGGCCCAAAGTCGGAGTCATCAGCCAAACCACTCAGGACATTGCCGGATACCAAAGGCTCGTTTCGGAGTTAATTGCACAAACCAAAGAAGTCCGGGTTTTTAACACGATATGCCTGGCAACTTCCCAACGCCAGCAGGAAGCGGCCGAACTGAGTAAAAAAGTGGATATCATGATCGTGGTCGGCGGCAGGAACTCCGCCAATACGAAACGATTGACCGAGATCAGTCAGGCTTCCGGTACACCGACCCATCAAGTGGAATCCAGCAATGAATTAAAGCCGGAATGGTTCGAAGGGGTGCAGCAAGTAGGAGTTACTGCCGGCGCTTCAACCCCGGACCATCAAATAGATGAAGTGATCCAGAAAATAAGGAATTTAGGGGGTAAACAAGCAGTGTCTGCGGAATCTATCGAAACGAAAGAGAATCAAATGGCGGTTCAGGATGGGGAAGAACAGGAGGTTATGAATTACGATTGGCCGGAAGATCGTTTTCGAGAACTCACTCCCGGACAGATCATCGATGCAAAAGTCATCTTAGTTCGTGATGATACCGTTTTCGTCGATATCGGCGGCAAATCCGACTTAACGATTCCGCTCGCAGAATTGACAGCCGAACCGGTGAATTCCGCCAAGGAACTCGTCAAAGTGGGCGATGTAATTAAAGTGATGGTCACCAAGACCGGATCCGAGGATAAAATCCTGCTCTCAAAACGGTTGGTCGACCAACAACAGGTCTGGTTTCAGCTGGAAGAAGCTTTTCAGCAGGAACGGGTGGTGGACGGGAAGGTTTCTGAAGCCGTCAAGGGCGGTTTTTCCGTATCCGTCAGCGGGATAAGAGCATTCATGCCTGCTTCCCAGGCTTTCTTGGGATTTGAAAAGGATCTCAATTCTCTGGTGGGACAGGAGATTCAAGTAAAAATCATTGAATTCGAACGTTCCCGGAAACGGGTGGTGGTTTCCCGCCGGGTGCTGTTGGAAGCCGAGCGGCAAAAGGCGGAGGCCGAAATTTTCGCTACCATCACCGAGGGCGAGCGGCGTCAGGGAACTGTCACCCGGCTGGCTGATTTTGGCGCTTTCGTCGATCTCGGCTCGGGTGTGGAAGGTTTGGTCCATGTCTCGGAACTCAGTTGGAACCGGGTAAAGCATCCCCAGGAAGTATTAAAGGTCGGCGAACGGGTTGAGGTCCTGGTGACCAAAGTGGATCCTGCCGCCAAGCGGATTTCGCTATCGATCAAACAGATCCAGGAACATCCCTGGCATTCCGCCATCCTGAACTTCGCTGAAGGCGAAGTCTATCCGGGAACTGTTGTCCGCCTGGAGAGCTTTGGGGCATTCATCCGGCTGGCGCCCGGAATCGACGCGCTGGCTCATATCTCGCAAATTGCCGATCGCAGAATCAGCAAGCCGGACGAGGTTTTAAAAGTCGGCGAAGAGGTTCGGGTTAAAATCCTGAAGATCGATACCGCCAACCGGAAAGTTTCGGTGAGCCTCAAAGAAGTAGCCCAGGATCAAGACCAGCAAGAAACGGACGAGTTTTTAAATCAACAATCCGAAGATAACTTTTCCCAAAATCTCGGTGCTTTTATAAAAAAATAA
- the coaD gene encoding pantetheine-phosphate adenylyltransferase, whose translation MTINQNSVKAVCPGSFDPITYGHIDIIERAAQLFPSVIVGVLKNPNKKPLFTAEERVELIKSATRHLPNVEVLFFSGLLVDFVRAVQGNLIIKGLRAISDFEIEFQMSLNNKRMAPEIETMFMMTKNEYSFLSSSMVKEVVQFGGEIKDLVPPEVAAALVNKFSIT comes from the coding sequence ATGACAATCAATCAGAATTCGGTGAAAGCAGTATGTCCGGGCAGTTTTGATCCCATTACTTATGGGCATATCGACATTATTGAACGGGCGGCCCAGTTATTTCCATCGGTGATTGTGGGGGTACTGAAGAATCCGAATAAAAAACCGCTTTTCACGGCGGAAGAACGGGTGGAATTGATTAAAAGCGCTACCCGGCATCTCCCCAATGTCGAAGTCCTATTCTTTAGCGGATTATTGGTGGATTTTGTCCGGGCGGTGCAAGGAAACTTGATTATCAAAGGCTTGCGGGCAATTTCGGATTTCGAGATTGAGTTTCAAATGTCGCTGAATAACAAAAGAATGGCCCCGGAGATCGAAACGATGTTCATGATGACCAAAAATGAATATTCATTTTTGAGTTCAAGCATGGTAAAGGAAGTGGTCCAATTTGGCGGCGAAATCAAGGATCTGGTGCCGCCGGAAGTCGCAGCGGCCTTAGTCAATAAATTCTCAATTACTTAG
- a CDS encoding DUF3189 family protein — MKIVYHCYGGAHASTTAAAIHLGIIPKDRLPHFSDFQRIPYFDRTTSIQHGKLIKVGDDADGNEVFVLGRRNSPRLVIHLITEFLRLNGEDPKDYLFVSCVQLFNPFMVTGGFSSRAMGWVKIGRPMVTFGTIISFPFLVTIVRRTLQSIARDRSK, encoded by the coding sequence TTGAAGATTGTTTATCATTGTTACGGAGGAGCGCATGCGTCGACCACAGCTGCTGCGATTCATTTGGGGATTATCCCGAAAGATCGGTTGCCGCATTTTTCCGATTTTCAACGGATCCCATACTTCGATCGCACCACCAGTATTCAACATGGCAAACTAATCAAAGTCGGCGATGATGCGGATGGTAACGAGGTGTTTGTTTTAGGAAGGAGAAACTCTCCCCGCCTTGTCATTCACTTGATAACGGAGTTTCTCCGGTTGAATGGAGAAGACCCGAAGGATTATCTTTTTGTAAGTTGCGTCCAACTATTCAATCCATTCATGGTGACTGGAGGGTTTTCCTCTCGCGCCATGGGATGGGTAAAGATCGGGAGACCGATGGTCACCTTCGGCACCATAATTTCTTTCCCATTTTTGGTTACCATCGTCCGGCGGACACTTCAATCGATTGCGAGAGACCGGTCAAAATGA
- a CDS encoding acyl-CoA dehydratase activase has translation MQAYLGIDVGSVSTNLVLLNQRGELLRKLYLRSQGNPVGSVQEGLSRLGSEFPDLTIAGVGTTGSGRQLIGKMVGADLIKNEITAHAVACLNLEPTVQTIIEIGGQDSKLILIRDGVVYDFAMNTVCAAGTGSFLDQQAARLSIGIEELGMRAAQGRHPVRIAGRCAVFAESDMIHKQQMGHKLEDILAGLCRALVRNFLGNLGKGKELKAPVIFQGGVAANLGIRQAFEEALNCPLVIPEHFDVMGAVGAALLARDEMLACKSSSKFKGLKLLMEPVATQSFDCEGCSNQCEVVEMRQSGLLVACIGDKCGKWSQRANSRSQEPETQVG, from the coding sequence TTGCAAGCTTATCTCGGTATTGACGTAGGTTCGGTCAGCACCAATCTGGTGTTGTTGAATCAGCGGGGGGAGCTCCTCCGCAAGCTCTACCTTCGTTCTCAGGGCAACCCGGTGGGTTCGGTTCAGGAGGGCTTATCCCGTCTCGGCTCGGAATTCCCGGACTTGACCATTGCCGGCGTCGGTACAACCGGGTCTGGCCGGCAACTCATCGGCAAGATGGTAGGGGCGGATCTGATTAAAAATGAAATCACCGCTCACGCGGTAGCTTGTTTGAATCTGGAGCCAACGGTTCAAACCATTATTGAAATCGGCGGCCAGGATTCGAAATTAATCTTGATCCGTGACGGCGTAGTGTATGACTTTGCCATGAATACGGTCTGCGCCGCGGGTACCGGATCATTCCTGGATCAGCAGGCGGCCCGCTTAAGCATTGGCATTGAGGAGCTGGGCATGCGCGCCGCCCAGGGCAGGCATCCGGTACGGATTGCCGGTCGATGCGCGGTCTTTGCCGAATCGGATATGATCCATAAACAGCAAATGGGACACAAACTAGAGGATATTCTGGCCGGACTTTGCCGGGCTCTGGTTCGGAACTTCCTCGGCAATCTGGGGAAGGGGAAGGAATTGAAGGCGCCGGTGATCTTTCAAGGAGGAGTCGCCGCCAATCTGGGAATCCGGCAGGCTTTTGAAGAAGCTTTAAATTGTCCGCTGGTCATTCCGGAACATTTTGACGTGATGGGCGCAGTGGGCGCAGCTTTGCTGGCCCGGGACGAGATGCTCGCCTGTAAAAGTTCTTCCAAGTTTAAAGGGCTGAAGTTGCTGATGGAGCCGGTAGCCACCCAGAGTTTTGACTGCGAGGGTTGCTCCAATCAATGCGAAGTGGTGGAGATGCGGCAATCCGGCCTACTGGTGGCCTGTATCGGCGATAAATGCGGCAAATGGAGCCAGCGGGCGAATAGTCGATCGCAAGAACCGGAGACTCAGGTTGGGTAG
- a CDS encoding 2-hydroxyacyl-CoA dehydratase produces the protein MILMAGGVGPCRFGYYGEVQREILRDLGYDVQFLLLEAPKTHPRQLWERIHSIFPRNTLSDLIRALRLAWLKVAALDRVDRLANRIRPLEIQPGLTTSLQQKFYRRLDEATLEAEIRRTLRQACLELESVTLRQHEPDLRIMLVGEIYMVLEPRVNFAIEQTLGEMGVAVDRTIYLSDWIRDQLVFSIIRPDWDRQWRQMAKPYLHNFVGGHGLETVAHTVEAGVNRFDGVIQLAPFTCMPEIVAMQVLPTVSRELSIPVLSIIIDEHSAEAGVQTRLEAFIDLLRQKKRKASGGNSSCKLISVLT, from the coding sequence ATGATTTTGATGGCCGGCGGGGTGGGCCCTTGCCGGTTTGGCTATTATGGAGAGGTACAACGGGAAATCCTCCGCGATTTAGGATACGACGTTCAATTTTTGCTTTTAGAGGCGCCCAAGACTCATCCTCGGCAACTATGGGAACGAATTCATTCCATTTTTCCCCGGAACACGCTTTCCGATCTCATCCGCGCTTTACGCCTGGCATGGTTGAAAGTAGCGGCCCTGGATCGAGTGGACCGGCTGGCGAACCGAATCCGGCCGCTTGAGATCCAGCCGGGATTGACTACTTCACTCCAACAAAAGTTTTACCGCCGGTTGGATGAGGCAACGCTCGAAGCGGAGATTCGCCGGACATTGCGCCAGGCATGTCTCGAATTGGAGTCTGTCACGCTCCGACAACATGAACCCGACCTGCGAATCATGTTGGTTGGGGAAATTTATATGGTGCTTGAACCGCGCGTGAACTTCGCCATTGAGCAAACTCTGGGCGAAATGGGTGTAGCGGTGGACCGTACCATTTATTTGAGCGACTGGATCCGGGATCAATTGGTTTTTAGTATTATCCGGCCGGATTGGGACCGGCAATGGCGACAGATGGCCAAACCTTACTTACACAATTTTGTGGGGGGACACGGACTGGAGACGGTCGCCCACACCGTCGAGGCGGGGGTCAATCGTTTCGACGGCGTGATTCAACTGGCTCCCTTTACCTGTATGCCCGAGATTGTCGCGATGCAAGTTTTACCGACGGTCTCGCGGGAACTGTCCATCCCCGTGCTGTCGATCATCATTGATGAACATTCGGCTGAGGCCGGGGTTCAAACCCGGTTGGAGGCTTTCATTGATTTACTGCGGCAGAAGAAACGCAAAGCGTCTGGAGGGAATTCGTCTTGCAAGCTTATCTCGGTATTGACGTAG
- the cmk gene encoding (d)CMP kinase, whose translation MSKEIAIAIDGPAGSGKSTIAKAIAGRFNYIYIDSGAMYRAVTLKALQLGLDLQNEAELTLLAHTIQIQLQYKKGVCGQPELRVIVDGNDESEAIRSLEVTSNVSVVAAVAGVREAMVNLQRKMADASGVVMDGRDIGTVVLPGAELKVFLTASAEERGKRRWLELQAKGIQTDLAELTDQIRKRDLFDSTRQVNPLRQAPDAILLDTTSLTIEEVIERLMSMALEKGAKPV comes from the coding sequence ATGTCCAAAGAGATTGCGATTGCAATCGACGGCCCTGCCGGATCGGGCAAAAGTACGATTGCCAAGGCAATAGCGGGACGTTTCAATTATATTTACATTGATTCCGGAGCGATGTATCGGGCTGTCACTCTAAAAGCCTTGCAGCTCGGGCTCGATCTCCAAAACGAAGCAGAACTGACTTTATTGGCGCATACGATTCAGATTCAATTACAGTACAAGAAAGGCGTTTGCGGACAGCCCGAATTACGGGTCATTGTCGATGGCAACGATGAAAGCGAAGCCATCCGCAGCCTGGAGGTGACCAGTAACGTATCAGTGGTGGCGGCAGTGGCCGGAGTTCGCGAAGCCATGGTTAATTTACAACGCAAAATGGCGGACGCTTCGGGAGTCGTCATGGATGGAAGAGACATTGGCACGGTTGTCCTGCCGGGCGCTGAATTGAAGGTTTTCTTAACCGCTTCCGCCGAAGAACGTGGGAAGCGGCGTTGGTTGGAGCTGCAAGCAAAAGGGATTCAAACCGATCTTGCGGAATTGACGGACCAGATCCGGAAGCGCGATTTGTTTGATAGCACCCGGCAAGTCAATCCTTTACGTCAGGCGCCGGATGCGATCCTGCTTGATACGACCTCACTCACGATTGAGGAGGTAATCGAAAGATTGATGAGCATGGCGCTTGAAAAGGGGGCGAAGCCGGTTTAG
- the spoIIP gene encoding stage II sporulation protein P, which produces MFTAAALGESELNQKYMTLKDNHGQVITRTAHEVVVGDEYLNSKNQLFRVYRVSGNLAKVKMVKSDALKVSAWTEVIGFLSSLFRGDFFRSEVKQRGPIAIYHTHSDESYVEGDGVSSKRGNGGIFQVGDTLTRSFEKLGVPVVHSKVPHDPHDALAYDRSRRTAAQLLKQQPTVLLDVHRDAVPRQEYAAVVNKENVTQVQLVVGRQNPNFQASNDFAKQIKASVDKKAPGLIKGIFYGRGKYNQDLGPRTMLLEIGSHTNSKAAAERGASLFAAAAKDVLYGNVGAGVVNRGGMRNTFWIVVAALGGIGLFLLLNHSGLKSIRREFAGALGEKSEEKRKNDPSDPDHNGESS; this is translated from the coding sequence ATGTTTACGGCCGCGGCCTTAGGCGAGAGCGAACTCAATCAAAAGTATATGACCTTAAAAGATAATCACGGGCAGGTTATCACCCGGACGGCACATGAAGTGGTGGTGGGAGACGAATACCTTAACAGTAAAAACCAACTTTTTAGGGTGTACCGGGTCTCCGGAAACCTGGCCAAGGTGAAGATGGTAAAGTCCGATGCCTTGAAAGTGAGTGCCTGGACTGAAGTCATAGGTTTCCTGTCAAGCCTGTTTCGGGGGGATTTCTTTCGTTCGGAGGTAAAGCAAAGGGGACCCATTGCCATCTATCATACTCATTCCGACGAATCCTATGTTGAGGGCGACGGAGTCTCCAGTAAGAGAGGGAACGGCGGCATATTCCAAGTTGGAGACACGCTAACCAGGTCATTTGAAAAGTTGGGAGTGCCGGTGGTTCATTCAAAAGTCCCCCATGACCCTCATGACGCACTGGCGTATGATCGTTCGAGGCGGACCGCTGCCCAGCTCTTGAAACAGCAACCGACGGTTCTGCTGGATGTCCATCGCGACGCGGTTCCCCGCCAAGAGTATGCCGCGGTCGTTAATAAAGAAAACGTGACTCAGGTTCAATTGGTGGTAGGCAGACAAAATCCTAATTTTCAAGCTTCCAATGATTTTGCCAAACAGATTAAAGCCTCGGTCGACAAAAAAGCGCCTGGTTTGATCAAAGGAATTTTTTACGGCAGAGGAAAGTACAATCAGGATTTAGGCCCGCGGACCATGCTGCTTGAAATAGGCTCACATACGAACAGCAAAGCTGCTGCTGAACGTGGGGCAAGTCTATTCGCGGCTGCCGCCAAAGATGTGTTATATGGCAATGTTGGCGCCGGCGTCGTCAACCGGGGCGGCATGCGAAATACCTTTTGGATTGTGGTGGCGGCGCTCGGCGGCATTGGGTTATTTCTCTTGTTGAATCATAGCGGATTGAAGAGTATCCGCAGAGAGTTTGCCGGAGCCTTGGGTGAGAAATCAGAGGAAAAACGGAAAAATGATCCTTCCGATCCCGATCATAACGGGGAATCTTCTTGA